A genomic window from Methanobacterium sp. BRmetb2 includes:
- a CDS encoding acyltransferase, producing MSSFREFFFKNENTKIPVRTENTENVDIGVKYKKGSKSPLIGKNSLIRSNSIIYDDVKIGNNFRTGHNVIVREKTVIGDDVLIGTNSVIEGHCRIGNNVSIQSNVYIPTNVLIEDNVFIGPCACFTNDKYPIRVDYKLKGPIIRRGASIGANSTFLSSVEVGEGAMVAAGAIVTRSVPPWYLAIGAPARIKPLPPYLKVPNRIG from the coding sequence ATGTCAAGTTTCAGAGAATTTTTCTTCAAAAATGAAAACACCAAAATACCAGTTAGAACTGAAAATACTGAAAATGTAGACATTGGTGTTAAATATAAGAAAGGAAGCAAATCTCCCCTTATAGGAAAAAATTCACTTATACGATCTAATTCCATTATTTATGACGATGTAAAAATAGGAAATAACTTCAGAACCGGTCACAACGTTATAGTTCGTGAAAAAACAGTAATCGGTGATGATGTATTAATAGGTACTAATTCAGTGATAGAAGGTCACTGCAGAATAGGAAATAATGTAAGTATCCAATCCAATGTATACATACCTACCAATGTTTTAATAGAAGATAATGTATTTATCGGTCCTTGTGCATGTTTTACTAATGACAAATACCCTATTCGAGTTGATTATAAACTTAAAGGTCCCATTATACGTAGAGGAGCGTCCATTGGTGCAAATTCCACATTTTTATCAAGCGTGGAAGTAGGTGAAGGAGCCATGGTTGCTGCAGGTGCAATTGTAACTCGAAGCGTTCCACCATGGTATCTTGCTATAGGGGCACCAGCCCGAATAAAACCACTTCCTCCCTACCTTAAAGTACCTAACAGAATAGGTTAA
- a CDS encoding glycosyl transferase family 2 has product MKLSIIIPMYNEEENVTKTLAEIAAVLQNYDDYEILVIDDGSKDQTYELAEKFSSNNQHVKVLKHQTNLGMGYALRTGFEKAKYDIIVTIDADLSYSPNHIPLLVKELEKDETIDIVVGSPYMAGGTVEEVPFFRLFISKMANKFVGFSMDENLSTVTGILRAYRKDVLDSLDLESSGTAINLEILSKASATRYKFKEIPAVLKGRKLGESKLRFRATTISHLLFSFYEKPMILFGFIGFFMLIIGIISAIYLFNQYLNGSLDPNRPLMLFMVLMIISGIQILIFGFVATQISNLKRELYIIQKENKLLKRYLIKK; this is encoded by the coding sequence ATGAAACTATCAATAATCATTCCCATGTATAATGAGGAGGAAAATGTTACAAAAACTCTGGCTGAAATTGCAGCAGTTCTACAAAATTATGATGATTATGAAATTTTGGTTATAGATGATGGTAGTAAAGACCAGACTTATGAACTGGCAGAGAAATTTTCATCTAATAATCAACATGTAAAAGTACTAAAACATCAAACTAACTTGGGAATGGGTTATGCGTTAAGGACTGGTTTTGAAAAAGCTAAATACGATATAATTGTAACAATAGATGCTGATCTTAGTTATTCTCCCAATCATATTCCCTTACTGGTAAAAGAGCTTGAAAAGGATGAAACAATAGACATAGTGGTTGGTTCTCCTTACATGGCTGGAGGAACAGTTGAAGAAGTGCCATTTTTTAGACTTTTTATAAGTAAAATGGCAAACAAATTCGTAGGATTTTCCATGGATGAAAATTTAAGTACTGTCACTGGAATCTTAAGAGCATATAGAAAAGATGTTCTTGATTCTCTTGATTTAGAATCAAGTGGTACAGCCATTAACCTTGAAATCCTATCCAAAGCCAGTGCTACAAGGTATAAATTTAAGGAAATACCTGCTGTTTTAAAGGGGAGAAAATTGGGGGAGTCAAAGCTAAGATTTAGAGCAACCACCATTTCCCATTTATTATTTTCATTCTATGAAAAACCAATGATATTATTTGGATTTATTGGGTTTTTCATGCTAATTATAGGGATTATAAGTGCAATTTACTTATTTAACCAATATTTAAACGGTTCTCTTGATCCTAACAGACCATTAATGTTGTTTATGGTCTTAATGATAATTTCAGGTATTCAAATATTAATTTTCGGATTTGTGGCAACCCAAATAAGTAATTTGAAAAGGGAACTTTATATTATTCAAAAAGAGAACAAATTATTAAAAAGATATTTAATAAAAAAATGA
- a CDS encoding UDP-N-acetylglucosamine 2-epimerase (non-hydrolyzing), with protein MKILTILGTRPEIIKLSPLIPLLDKEFEHTIVHTGQHYSYQMDKIFFEELELRDCEYILNVGSSTHAKQTANMMVKIEKVLIKEKPDIIVVQGDTNSTLAGALTASKMNIPVVHVEAGCRSFDKSMPEEINRIITDHCSDLLFAPDNQAFKNLINEGINENQIYIVGNTSIDACIRIMKISSYDILKKLNLEKNEFVLLTIHRQENTEHEKLKDILKAINEISEKMKIVFPIHHRTKKVIDNYNIKLSENIILTPPLGYKDFVGLLSNSKLVMTDSGGIQEEAAVLNVPCLILRDNTEWGYLVEIGKNMLIGSNYNKIMEKVEVLMNNKTLLDNMRNIRAPIKVGAAKKIVDILMEVNTNL; from the coding sequence ATGAAAATATTAACCATACTTGGAACTAGACCCGAAATTATTAAATTATCTCCACTAATCCCATTGTTGGATAAAGAATTTGAACACACAATAGTCCATACTGGACAACATTACTCTTATCAGATGGATAAAATATTTTTTGAGGAATTGGAGTTAAGGGACTGTGAATATATTCTAAATGTAGGTTCTAGTACTCATGCCAAACAAACAGCAAATATGATGGTTAAAATAGAAAAAGTTCTGATAAAAGAAAAACCGGATATTATTGTTGTTCAAGGTGATACTAACTCAACACTTGCTGGTGCCCTTACTGCATCAAAAATGAACATTCCTGTAGTTCACGTTGAAGCGGGGTGCAGGTCATTTGATAAAAGCATGCCCGAGGAGATAAATCGTATAATAACTGATCATTGTTCTGATCTTTTGTTTGCACCTGATAATCAAGCTTTTAAAAATCTAATTAATGAAGGTATTAATGAAAATCAAATTTATATAGTGGGAAACACTTCGATTGATGCTTGCATACGAATTATGAAAATATCTAGTTATGATATATTAAAGAAATTAAATTTAGAGAAAAATGAATTTGTTTTACTAACCATTCATCGCCAGGAAAATACCGAACATGAAAAATTAAAGGATATTTTAAAGGCTATAAACGAAATTTCAGAAAAAATGAAAATTGTATTTCCAATTCATCACAGAACAAAGAAAGTGATTGATAATTATAACATTAAATTATCTGAAAATATCATTTTAACTCCGCCTTTGGGTTACAAGGATTTTGTTGGTTTACTATCTAATTCAAAATTAGTCATGACTGATTCTGGAGGTATCCAGGAAGAAGCAGCTGTTTTAAATGTTCCTTGTCTGATTTTAAGAGATAATACTGAATGGGGGTATCTGGTTGAGATTGGAAAAAACATGTTAATTGGTTCCAATTACAATAAGATAATGGAAAAAGTAGAGGTTTTAATGAATAATAAGACACTTTTAGATAATATGAGAAATATTAGAGCACCAATAAAAGTTGGCGCAGCTAAAAAAATTGTTGATATATTAATGGAAGTCAATACTAATTTATAG